The genomic region TTGATGGTCTCGTAAAAAGTCTTTTTTTGTCACCCTGAATTTATTTCAGGGTCTCTAACTTGCTGAAATGTTTAGATGCTGAAACAAGTTCAGCATGACAAATGACACATTTTGAGACTTTTTACGAGACTGTCATCTTTGAATCCAGATAAATGGGATAAAGATTTTAAAAGGAGGCGAGTAAAATCATGAAATGTGCTGCCTGCAATCATGACATGGTAAAAAAAAGGGGGGAGATTGATCTCAGGATTGGGGGAAAACTATATCTTGTGAGAAATGTCTTTTACGAAGAATGTCCCTCTTGTGGGGAAAAGGTTCTCTTTCCGGAAATCAGTGAGATCTTATTTAAAAAGATCAAGAATAAGGAATTTGTTGAGCAGATGATTAATGTACCGGTATTGGACGGAACTTACGGGTAAGTGCCTTTTTGATCCGCAGATTACGCAGATTTTCGCAGATTAAGAAAAGGGCAAAAGATTCGATCCGCAGATTACGCAGATTACACAGAACAAAAAAGATGTCTCACGCAAAGGCGCAAAAGACGCTACGGTAAAAAATAATATAAAAGAAGATTATGACAGAATGAGATTGCGAAGATAGTTGATAGCTTTACTCCTCGCAGTGTTTGGGCTCGATGTCAAGAATTAGGGCAATTGACCTTTTTATCTGGTCGATCTCATCATTTGAAATTTCCCCGATCTTTTCCGCAAATCTCTTGTGGCTAACGGCTCTAATTTGAAAACAGTCAACTACCGACTTTTTCTTAACACCACTCTTTGGGTCAGGTTCCAAAGAAACAAAAAACGGGTTTTTCTCCCAATAGGAACTCCATGCAGTTACAGGGACAACAATTGCAAGTTTAAGATTCTTATTATGACCACCGCTTAAGATGACTACTGGCCGTTTCTTTTTGATCTCATCGCCAATAGTTGGATCAAGATTTACCCAATAGATTTCACCGGTTTTCAAAATCTTCTCCTTCTATCGAGTCAAAAAGGTTCTCATATGACGCTTTTCCAATCATTTGCATGGCCGCTATCCTTTTTTGTTCCCGAAGTCTTTTGCGGTCTTGCTTCACCTTGGCATTGATGGCTTCTCGCATATACTCGCTTAGGCTTTTGTAGCGCAAATCCTTGTAGACCTTCTTGATGAATTCATAGTCTTTGGGGTCAACCTGGA from Syntrophales bacterium harbors:
- a CDS encoding YgiT-type zinc finger protein, which encodes MKCAACNHDMVKKRGEIDLRIGGKLYLVRNVFYEECPSCGEKVLFPEISEILFKKIKNKEFVEQMINVPVLDGTYG
- a CDS encoding type II toxin-antitoxin system PemK/MazF family toxin; this translates as MKTGEIYWVNLDPTIGDEIKKKRPVVILSGGHNKNLKLAIVVPVTAWSSYWEKNPFFVSLEPDPKSGVKKKSVVDCFQIRAVSHKRFAEKIGEISNDEIDQIKRSIALILDIEPKHCEE